One Kineococcus radiotolerans SRS30216 = ATCC BAA-149 DNA window includes the following coding sequences:
- a CDS encoding fructosamine kinase family protein: MRGTGCGGGPRRARCGDRGDDGAVPSTFVKRAPGAPPGALAAEAAGLRWLAAAGGVRVCPVLEVAPDHLVLERVEPVRPAAADAEAFGRHLAATHAAGAPRFGAPPPGVEGDAWIAAAPLPMTTAPTPWGAFYAEHRLRPYLRRAVDAGTLDAGDARVVDRVCERLAAEDPALVAGVQRPARLHGDLWSGNVLWSAAGAVLIDPAAHGGHPETDLAMLALFGLPHLETVLGAYAEAAGTAPGRRERVPLHQLHPLLVHTVLFGGAYAAPALAAARAAVAL; this comes from the coding sequence GTGCGCGGGACCGGCTGTGGAGGCGGGCCCCGGCGTGCCCGCTGTGGGGACCGCGGCGACGATGGGGCCGTGCCGTCGACCTTCGTCAAGCGCGCGCCGGGCGCCCCGCCCGGGGCGCTGGCCGCCGAGGCGGCGGGACTGCGCTGGCTGGCCGCGGCCGGGGGCGTGCGGGTCTGCCCCGTCCTCGAGGTCGCCCCCGACCACCTGGTGCTGGAACGGGTGGAGCCGGTGCGGCCGGCCGCGGCGGACGCCGAGGCGTTCGGGCGCCACCTCGCCGCGACCCACGCCGCGGGGGCGCCCCGCTTCGGCGCCCCGCCGCCCGGGGTGGAGGGGGACGCCTGGATCGCGGCGGCGCCGCTGCCGATGACGACGGCGCCGACCCCCTGGGGCGCGTTCTACGCCGAGCACCGGCTGCGGCCCTACCTGCGCCGCGCGGTGGACGCCGGGACCCTCGACGCCGGCGACGCCCGCGTCGTGGACCGGGTGTGCGAGCGGCTGGCGGCGGAGGACCCCGCGCTGGTCGCGGGGGTGCAGCGCCCGGCGCGCCTGCACGGGGACCTGTGGTCGGGCAACGTGCTGTGGTCGGCCGCGGGCGCGGTCCTGATCGACCCCGCCGCCCACGGCGGGCACCCCGAGACCGACCTGGCGATGCTCGCGCTGTTCGGGCTGCCGCACCTGGAGACGGTGCTGGGCGCCTACGCCGAGGCGGCCGGGACCGCGCCCGGCCGGCGCGAGCGGGTCCCGCTGCACCAGCTGCACCCGCTGCTCGTCCACACCGTCCTCTTCGGCGGCGCGTACGCGGCGCCGGCCCTCGCCGCGGCCCGCGCGGCGGTGGCGCTGTGA
- a CDS encoding WXG100 family type VII secretion target, with the protein MDLGQGQAVLARRTGDVAGRVRAVQQQLAGVDAAGWTGLGAARFRAHLERVAREVGVVAAACEEAAAALRAHARAVEGAEASLRAGAAAGTP; encoded by the coding sequence ATGGACCTCGGACAGGGGCAGGCCGTGCTCGCACGGCGGACGGGTGACGTCGCGGGCCGGGTGCGCGCGGTGCAGCAGCAGCTCGCCGGCGTCGACGCGGCCGGGTGGACCGGGCTCGGCGCGGCCCGCTTCCGCGCCCACCTGGAGCGCGTCGCCCGGGAGGTCGGGGTCGTCGCCGCGGCCTGCGAGGAGGCCGCCGCGGCGCTGCGCGCCCACGCCCGCGCGGTCGAGGGGGCCGAGGCGTCCCTGCGCGCCGGGGCCGCGGCGGGCACCCCGTGA
- the hisC gene encoding histidinol-phosphate transaminase — protein MTTTPSTPAVPRLRANMAGVPAYVAGKPAVARAGLEVFKLSSNENPFPPLPSVLTAIARAAATVNRYPDPTAGAMLAAVATRWGVGVEDLATATGSVRLLAQLAEITCAPGDEVVYAWRAFEAYPITAAIADATAVEVPLTADARHDLPAMLAAITERTRLVILCSPNNPTGPALRRAELERFLAAVPRDVLVVLDEAYREFVDDPEVPDGVELWREHPNLVVLRTFSKAYGLAGLRVGVALAHPEVASTLRRSATPFGVSAIAQAAVVASLQTAAEAELLERVATLVAERNRVVAGLREQGWDVPDAQGNFLWLPVGERAVELAGAFGAEGLAVRPFAGAGIRVTVAETAANDRLLRVAATLLAPGQRAGADVSS, from the coding sequence ATGACGACGACCCCCAGCACCCCTGCGGTCCCGCGGTTGCGGGCGAACATGGCCGGAGTCCCCGCCTACGTGGCGGGGAAGCCGGCGGTGGCCCGCGCGGGGCTGGAGGTCTTCAAGCTGTCCTCCAACGAGAACCCCTTCCCGCCGCTGCCGAGCGTGCTCACCGCGATCGCCCGGGCCGCGGCCACGGTCAACCGCTACCCCGACCCGACGGCGGGCGCGATGCTCGCCGCCGTCGCGACGCGGTGGGGGGTGGGCGTGGAGGACCTCGCGACGGCCACCGGCAGCGTCCGGCTGCTGGCGCAGCTGGCCGAGATCACCTGCGCCCCCGGCGACGAGGTCGTCTACGCGTGGCGGGCCTTCGAGGCGTACCCGATCACCGCGGCGATCGCGGACGCGACGGCGGTGGAGGTCCCGCTCACCGCCGACGCGCGCCACGACCTGCCCGCGATGCTCGCCGCGATCACCGAGCGGACCCGGCTGGTCATCCTGTGCTCGCCGAACAACCCGACCGGCCCGGCCCTGCGCCGGGCTGAGCTCGAGCGGTTCCTGGCCGCGGTGCCGCGGGACGTGCTGGTCGTCCTGGACGAGGCCTACCGGGAGTTCGTCGACGACCCCGAGGTGCCCGACGGGGTGGAGCTGTGGCGCGAGCACCCGAACCTGGTCGTGCTGCGGACCTTCTCCAAGGCGTACGGGCTGGCGGGCCTGCGGGTGGGGGTGGCGCTGGCCCACCCCGAGGTCGCCTCGACCCTGCGCCGGTCCGCGACGCCGTTCGGCGTCTCGGCCATCGCCCAGGCCGCGGTCGTGGCCTCGTTGCAGACCGCCGCCGAGGCGGAGCTGCTGGAGCGCGTCGCGACGCTGGTGGCGGAGCGCAACCGGGTGGTGGCGGGGCTGCGCGAGCAGGGCTGGGACGTGCCGGACGCGCAGGGCAACTTCCTGTGGCTGCCGGTGGGGGAGCGCGCGGTGGAGCTCGCCGGGGCGTTCGGCGCGGAGGGGCTGGCCGTGCGCCCGTTCGCCGGTGCCGGGATCCGGGTCACCGTCGCCGAGACCGCCGCCAACGACCGTCTCCTGCGGGTCGCCGCGACCCTGCTGGCGCCGGGTCAGCGCGCGGGGGCCGACGTCTCGTCGTAG
- a CDS encoding helix-turn-helix transcriptional regulator: protein MDNRIRALRTERGWTQAALADLLDVSRQTVNALETGRYDPSLPLAFRLARLLERPIEEIFVYDETSAPAR from the coding sequence GTGGACAACCGCATCCGGGCCCTGCGCACCGAGCGCGGCTGGACCCAGGCCGCCCTGGCCGACCTGCTCGACGTGTCCCGGCAGACCGTGAACGCCCTGGAGACCGGCCGCTACGACCCCAGCCTGCCGCTGGCCTTCCGGCTGGCGAGGCTGCTCGAGCGCCCCATCGAGGAGATCTTCGTCTACGACGAGACGTCGGCCCCCGCGCGCTGA
- the pdhA gene encoding pyruvate dehydrogenase (acetyl-transferring) E1 component subunit alpha — translation MTDAAVGPDRAGERQGAQQGDMVQLLGPDGVRRTHPEHEVDLEPEELLALLRDMVLLRRLDAEGEALQRQGQLGLWPGSRGQEAAQVGSATACRRQDQVFPSYRDHGAVLGRGIDPVDILSIFRGVDHGGWDPAEQRVHPYTLVIAAQMLPAVGYGMAVQRDGAVGTGDPERDTAVITYFGDGATSQGEAAEALNWAAVFQAPVVFLCQNNQWAISEPVSRQSPVPLHKRAEGAGMPGVLVDGNDVLAVLAVTRAALERARSGGGPTFVEAFTYRMGAHTTADDPTRYRLSAETEAWREKDPIDRFRTYLRAEGILDDEYEAALAAEADEFAARLRAGVIALPDPQPVSMFDHAYAEPHPQVLAERDEFLAAWEQHEREVHAEELVGGAS, via the coding sequence GTGACCGACGCAGCGGTCGGCCCGGACCGGGCCGGTGAGCGCCAAGGGGCGCAGCAGGGCGACATGGTGCAGCTGCTCGGGCCGGACGGCGTGCGCCGCACCCACCCCGAGCACGAGGTCGACCTCGAACCCGAGGAGCTGCTCGCGCTGCTGCGCGACATGGTCCTGCTGCGCCGCCTCGACGCCGAGGGCGAGGCCCTCCAGCGCCAGGGCCAGCTCGGGCTGTGGCCCGGCAGCCGCGGGCAGGAGGCCGCCCAGGTCGGCTCCGCCACGGCGTGCCGCCGCCAGGACCAGGTCTTCCCCAGCTACCGCGACCACGGCGCCGTGCTCGGGCGCGGCATCGACCCCGTCGACATCCTCAGCATCTTCCGCGGGGTCGACCACGGCGGCTGGGACCCGGCCGAGCAGCGCGTCCACCCCTACACCCTCGTCATCGCCGCGCAGATGCTGCCGGCCGTCGGCTACGGCATGGCCGTCCAGCGCGACGGGGCCGTCGGCACCGGCGACCCCGAGCGCGACACCGCCGTCATCACCTACTTCGGCGACGGGGCGACCTCGCAGGGCGAGGCCGCCGAGGCCCTGAACTGGGCCGCGGTCTTCCAGGCCCCCGTCGTCTTCCTCTGCCAGAACAACCAGTGGGCCATCTCCGAGCCGGTCTCGCGGCAGTCGCCCGTCCCGCTGCACAAGCGGGCCGAGGGGGCCGGGATGCCCGGGGTCCTCGTCGACGGCAACGACGTCCTCGCCGTCCTCGCCGTCACCCGCGCCGCCCTGGAACGGGCCCGCAGCGGCGGCGGCCCGACCTTCGTCGAGGCCTTCACCTACCGCATGGGCGCGCACACCACCGCCGACGACCCCACCCGCTACCGCCTCTCCGCCGAGACCGAGGCCTGGCGGGAGAAGGACCCGATCGACCGGTTCCGCACCTACCTGCGCGCCGAGGGGATCCTCGACGACGAGTACGAGGCCGCGCTGGCCGCCGAGGCCGACGAGTTCGCCGCCCGGCTGCGCGCGGGCGTCATCGCCCTGCCCGACCCGCAGCCGGTGTCGATGTTCGACCACGCCTACGCCGAACCGCACCCGCAGGTCCTCGCCGAGCGCGACGAGTTCCTCGCGGCCTGGGAGCAGCACGAGCGTGAGGTCCACGCGGAGGAACTGGTCGGAGGGGCGTCCTGA
- a CDS encoding alpha-ketoacid dehydrogenase subunit beta, whose protein sequence is MVTMAIGKAINAGLRAAMDRDPRVLLMGEDIGALGGVFRVTDGLQKDFGEDRVIDTPLAEAGIVGTAIGMALRGYRPVCEIQFNGFVFPAFNQITTQLAKLRARSRGRLSVPVVLRIPSGGGIGSVEHHSESPEVLFAHTAGLRVVMPSSAHDAYWMVQQSIASADPVVFLEPERRYWEKSEVDVDLGPGQVTPLHRARVLRPGTDATLVCYGPTVKLALDAAVAAAADGTDLEVVDLRSISPLDVDTVAESVRRTGRLVVVTEAPVFHGPGAELAARIQESCFYSLEAPVKRVGGYHLPYPVARVEEHYLPTVDRVLDAVEQTLSA, encoded by the coding sequence ATGGTGACCATGGCGATCGGCAAGGCCATCAACGCGGGGTTGCGCGCGGCGATGGACCGCGACCCCCGGGTGCTGCTCATGGGGGAGGACATCGGCGCTCTCGGCGGGGTCTTCCGGGTGACCGACGGCCTGCAGAAGGACTTCGGCGAGGACCGCGTCATCGACACCCCGCTGGCCGAGGCCGGCATCGTCGGCACCGCGATCGGGATGGCGCTGCGCGGGTACCGCCCCGTCTGCGAGATCCAGTTCAACGGGTTCGTGTTCCCCGCCTTCAACCAGATCACCACCCAGCTCGCCAAGCTGCGGGCGCGCTCGCGCGGGCGGCTGTCGGTGCCCGTCGTCCTGCGCATCCCCAGCGGCGGCGGCATCGGCTCGGTGGAGCACCACTCCGAGAGCCCCGAGGTGCTGTTCGCCCACACCGCCGGCCTGCGGGTCGTCATGCCGAGCTCCGCGCACGACGCGTACTGGATGGTCCAGCAGTCCATCGCCTCCGCCGACCCGGTCGTGTTCCTCGAACCCGAGCGCCGGTACTGGGAGAAGAGCGAGGTCGACGTCGACCTCGGGCCCGGTCAGGTCACCCCGCTGCACCGGGCGCGGGTCCTGCGCCCCGGCACCGACGCGACGCTCGTCTGCTACGGCCCGACGGTCAAGCTGGCCCTCGACGCGGCCGTGGCGGCCGCCGCGGACGGCACCGACCTCGAGGTCGTCGACCTGCGCTCGATCTCGCCCCTCGACGTCGACACCGTCGCGGAGTCGGTGCGCCGCACCGGCCGCCTCGTCGTCGTGACCGAGGCCCCGGTGTTCCACGGACCCGGTGCGGAACTGGCCGCGCGGATCCAGGAGTCCTGCTTCTACTCCCTCGAGGCGCCGGTCAAGCGCGTGGGCGGGTACCACCTGCCCTACCCGGTGGCGCGGGTGGAGGAGCACTACCTCCCCACGGTCGACCGCGTCCTGGACGCCGTCGAGCAGACGCTCTCCGCCTGA
- a CDS encoding dihydrolipoamide acetyltransferase family protein, which yields MNQRFALPDVGEGLTEAEIVTWKVKPGDTVALNDVLLEIETAKSLVELPSPYAGVVAELLVAEGDTVEVGTDIVVVDDGSGAAAGPADPEPAAEPASEPAEPADEPAEPAAVAEASPQPAPDGGSGATLVGYGSREVAPRRRGARTTREPAPAPGPAPGAPAAHVLAKPPVRKLARDLGVDLARAVPTGPGGTVTRADVLALVPAAPAEPPRRVEQHARERHVPIRGIRKATAAAMVESAFSAPHVTVFTTVDATRTMKLVQRLKTDPEFAGIKVSPLLLVAKALLVAVRRNPDINATWDEENQVIVVKNYVNLGIAVATPRGLLVPNVKDADEMTLKDLAVHLNSVAGTAREGRAAPRDLAGGTITISNVGTFGIDTGTPILNPGEAAILAVGKIAQRPWVHKGKIKPRYLATLGLSFDHRMLDGESGSRALADVAAVLEDPARALTWS from the coding sequence TTGAACCAGCGGTTCGCCCTGCCCGACGTCGGTGAAGGACTCACCGAGGCCGAGATCGTCACCTGGAAGGTCAAGCCCGGGGACACCGTCGCCCTCAACGACGTCCTCCTGGAGATCGAGACCGCCAAGTCCCTGGTCGAGCTGCCCAGCCCCTACGCCGGGGTCGTCGCGGAACTCCTCGTCGCCGAGGGGGACACCGTCGAGGTCGGGACCGACATCGTCGTCGTCGACGACGGCTCGGGCGCCGCCGCGGGACCCGCGGACCCCGAGCCCGCCGCCGAGCCCGCCTCCGAACCCGCCGAACCGGCCGACGAACCCGCTGAGCCCGCGGCCGTCGCCGAGGCGAGCCCGCAGCCGGCCCCGGACGGGGGGTCGGGGGCGACGCTGGTCGGCTACGGCTCCCGCGAGGTCGCCCCCCGCCGCCGCGGGGCCCGCACGACCCGCGAACCCGCCCCCGCGCCCGGACCCGCCCCCGGGGCGCCGGCCGCGCACGTCCTGGCCAAACCCCCCGTCCGCAAGCTGGCCCGCGACCTCGGGGTGGACCTCGCCCGGGCCGTGCCCACCGGCCCCGGCGGCACGGTGACCCGCGCCGACGTCCTCGCCCTGGTGCCCGCCGCCCCGGCCGAACCCCCGCGCCGCGTCGAGCAGCACGCCCGCGAGCGGCACGTCCCCATCCGCGGCATCCGCAAGGCGACCGCGGCCGCGATGGTCGAGAGCGCCTTCTCCGCCCCGCACGTCACGGTGTTCACCACCGTCGACGCCACCCGCACCATGAAGCTCGTGCAGCGGCTCAAGACCGATCCCGAGTTCGCCGGGATCAAGGTCTCCCCGCTGCTGCTGGTGGCGAAGGCGCTGCTCGTCGCGGTGCGGCGCAACCCCGACATCAACGCGACCTGGGACGAGGAGAACCAGGTCATCGTCGTGAAGAACTACGTCAACCTCGGGATCGCGGTCGCGACCCCGCGCGGGCTGCTCGTCCCGAACGTCAAGGACGCCGACGAGATGACGCTGAAGGACCTCGCGGTCCACCTGAACTCCGTCGCCGGCACCGCGCGCGAGGGCCGGGCCGCGCCGCGCGACCTCGCCGGGGGGACCATCACCATCAGCAACGTCGGGACGTTCGGCATCGATACCGGGACCCCGATCCTCAACCCGGGCGAGGCGGCGATCCTCGCCGTGGGGAAGATCGCGCAGCGGCCGTGGGTGCACAAGGGCAAGATCAAGCCCCGCTACCTGGCGACCCTGGGCCTCTCCTTCGACCACCGCATGCTGGACGGCGAGAGCGGTTCGCGGGCGCTGGCCGACGTTGCCGCCGTCCTGGAGGACCCGGCGCGCGCCCTCACCTGGAGCTGA
- a CDS encoding ScyD/ScyE family protein, giving the protein MTVVASGLDGPTGLSSWNGRVVVAETVTGRIATGAPVSSKKLTTARRGFAAPTGVDRKYDTYYVVTGEAAEGAPLEGTSTLYTVRRATIRQPIDLRAYELANNPDGQVQFDADGVPYDALSNPYSVLAGRGFDERVFVADAGANDVLVVDQNGKVSTFFVPPLVTTGACAGVENDNPGVTGCDPVPTGLAWGPDGNLYVSTLSAFAPGEGRVYVLDPFGGTVLGVISGFTAPTGVAVGADGSVYVSEALEGAPAGEGPPTTDLDPATIGQVLRVDRQGRRTAAQVTMPLDLEVVDGQLYSTAWSLAAQFGLRNRGEIVRIDAAAFRPL; this is encoded by the coding sequence GTGACCGTCGTCGCGTCCGGTCTCGACGGCCCCACCGGCCTCAGCAGTTGGAACGGGCGGGTCGTGGTGGCCGAGACCGTCACAGGGCGCATCGCCACCGGGGCGCCAGTGAGCTCGAAGAAGTTGACCACGGCGCGTCGGGGCTTCGCCGCTCCCACGGGTGTGGACCGCAAGTACGACACCTACTACGTGGTGACGGGCGAGGCCGCCGAGGGAGCTCCTCTGGAAGGTACATCCACCCTCTACACAGTCAGGCGCGCCACGATCCGTCAACCGATCGACCTGCGTGCCTATGAGCTCGCGAACAACCCTGACGGTCAGGTGCAGTTCGACGCGGACGGCGTCCCCTACGACGCGTTGAGCAACCCCTACAGCGTCTTGGCGGGCCGTGGCTTCGACGAACGGGTCTTCGTCGCGGACGCCGGAGCCAACGACGTCCTGGTCGTGGACCAGAACGGGAAGGTCAGCACCTTCTTCGTGCCGCCGCTCGTCACCACCGGAGCGTGTGCGGGCGTGGAGAACGACAACCCTGGCGTCACGGGTTGCGATCCGGTACCCACTGGTCTGGCCTGGGGCCCCGACGGCAACCTGTACGTGTCGACCCTTTCGGCTTTCGCGCCGGGGGAAGGTCGTGTCTACGTCCTCGATCCCTTCGGGGGGACGGTCCTGGGGGTCATCTCCGGGTTCACCGCTCCGACCGGTGTCGCGGTCGGAGCCGACGGGTCGGTGTACGTCTCGGAGGCTCTCGAGGGGGCCCCGGCGGGCGAGGGTCCGCCGACGACGGACCTCGACCCCGCCACCATCGGACAGGTCCTCAGAGTCGACCGGCAGGGTCGCAGGACCGCTGCCCAGGTCACGATGCCGCTCGACCTCGAAGTGGTGGACGGGCAGTTGTACTCCACGGCGTGGAGCTTGGCTGCCCAGTTCGGTCTGAGGAACCGGGGCGAGATCGTTCGCATCGACGCCGCAGCGTTCCGTCCTCTCTGA
- a CDS encoding HpcH/HpaI aldolase/citrate lyase family protein yields MTADRKVHIVEPRYARTWLLVNATRTELFDVAAASRADQVVLDVEDAVDPSRKDSARADAISWLAGGGQAFVRINDVTTPHWRDDVDALKGVPNLLGVMLAKTEAGEQVEATWHALGGNVPVVALCESALGIEEAREIACARGTFRLAFGSGDYRRDTGASAEDLAMAYPRSRLVIASAIGKLPGPIDGPTTGGGHPELREASAVGVAMGMMGKLCLDAEQAYVINEVMSPNVSDATWARDFIENFEKSGGVVRDGSDLPRLGRARRIQELADAFGIRPL; encoded by the coding sequence ATGACCGCTGATCGCAAGGTGCACATCGTCGAGCCCCGGTACGCGCGCACGTGGTTGCTGGTGAACGCCACCCGGACGGAGCTGTTCGACGTGGCCGCGGCCTCCCGCGCCGACCAGGTCGTCCTCGACGTCGAGGACGCCGTGGACCCCAGCCGCAAGGACTCCGCGCGCGCCGACGCCATCTCCTGGCTCGCCGGGGGCGGGCAGGCGTTCGTCCGCATCAACGACGTGACGACCCCGCACTGGCGCGACGACGTCGACGCGCTCAAGGGCGTCCCGAACCTGCTCGGGGTGATGCTGGCCAAGACCGAGGCCGGGGAGCAGGTCGAGGCGACCTGGCACGCCCTCGGCGGCAACGTCCCCGTCGTCGCGCTGTGCGAGTCCGCGCTGGGCATCGAGGAGGCCCGCGAGATCGCGTGCGCGCGCGGGACCTTCCGGCTCGCCTTCGGGTCCGGGGACTACCGCCGCGACACCGGCGCCAGCGCCGAGGACCTCGCCATGGCCTACCCCCGCAGCCGCCTCGTCATCGCCAGCGCGATCGGCAAGCTGCCCGGCCCGATCGACGGCCCCACCACCGGCGGCGGCCACCCGGAGCTGCGCGAGGCCTCCGCCGTCGGGGTGGCCATGGGCATGATGGGCAAGCTCTGCCTGGACGCCGAGCAGGCCTACGTCATCAACGAGGTCATGAGCCCGAACGTCTCCGACGCCACCTGGGCGCGCGACTTCATCGAGAACTTCGAGAAGAGCGGCGGCGTCGTGCGCGACGGCTCCGACCTGCCCCGCCTGGGCCGCGCCCGCCGCATCCAGGAGCTCGCCGACGCCTTCGGGATCCGCCCGCTGTGA
- a CDS encoding 8-oxoguanine deaminase, translating to MPSLLITGAAVVTVDAAGTEHPHGHVLVRDGVVAAVGAGDPPPGTTADRVLDARGHLVTPGFVNTHHHLYQWATRGFAVDAGLFDWLTTLYPVWAHLDATDVEAAARAGLARLALTGCTTSSDHHYLHPHDGGDQLAATVEAARAVGLRFSPTRGSMDLGRSAGGLPPDSVVETIDTVLAATADAVARHHDPSPGSMVRVGAAPCSPFSVTPDLLRQTAAQAAELGVRRHTHLAETADEEEFCARTFGARPVEVLEDLGWLGPDVWLAHCVHLSDADIATLARTGSSVAHCPSSNARLGAGMARAHDLLAAGVGVGLGVDGAASSEQGSLADELRQMVYTARLRGGPDAMSARDALRAATTGGAACLGRQDEIGSVEVGKRADLAVWDLRGLGHADLDDPVVALVIGPTPPLRWSTVEGRVVVEDGELRTTSQERAVADLVAARRRVLARA from the coding sequence GTGCCGAGCCTGCTCATCACCGGGGCCGCCGTCGTGACGGTGGACGCCGCCGGGACCGAACACCCCCACGGCCACGTCCTCGTCCGCGACGGGGTCGTCGCCGCGGTCGGGGCCGGCGACCCGCCACCGGGGACCACCGCCGACCGCGTCCTCGACGCCCGCGGCCACCTGGTGACCCCGGGGTTCGTCAACACCCACCACCACCTCTACCAGTGGGCCACGCGGGGCTTCGCCGTCGACGCGGGGCTGTTCGACTGGCTCACGACGCTGTACCCGGTCTGGGCGCACCTCGACGCGACCGACGTCGAGGCCGCCGCGCGGGCCGGTCTGGCGCGCCTGGCCCTCACCGGCTGCACGACCTCCTCGGACCACCACTACCTGCACCCCCACGACGGCGGCGACCAGCTCGCCGCGACCGTCGAGGCGGCGCGGGCGGTGGGCCTGCGCTTCTCCCCCACCCGGGGGTCGATGGACCTGGGCCGCTCCGCGGGCGGCCTGCCGCCGGACTCCGTCGTCGAGACGATCGACACCGTGCTGGCCGCCACGGCCGACGCGGTCGCGCGCCACCACGACCCCTCCCCCGGCTCGATGGTCCGGGTCGGCGCCGCCCCCTGCTCGCCGTTCTCCGTCACCCCCGACCTGCTGCGCCAGACCGCCGCGCAGGCCGCCGAGCTCGGCGTCCGGCGCCACACGCACCTCGCCGAGACCGCCGACGAGGAGGAGTTCTGCGCCCGCACCTTCGGCGCGCGCCCCGTCGAGGTGCTCGAGGACCTCGGCTGGCTGGGCCCCGACGTGTGGCTGGCCCACTGCGTGCACCTCTCCGACGCCGACATCGCGACCCTGGCGCGCACGGGCAGCTCCGTCGCGCACTGCCCCAGCTCCAACGCCCGCCTCGGGGCGGGGATGGCCCGCGCCCACGACCTGCTGGCCGCGGGCGTCGGCGTCGGTCTCGGCGTCGACGGCGCCGCCTCCAGCGAGCAGGGCAGCCTCGCCGACGAGCTGCGCCAGATGGTCTACACCGCCCGCCTGCGCGGCGGCCCGGACGCCATGAGCGCCCGCGACGCGCTGCGGGCCGCCACGACCGGCGGCGCCGCCTGCCTCGGGCGCCAGGACGAGATCGGCTCGGTCGAGGTCGGCAAGCGCGCCGACCTCGCCGTGTGGGACCTGCGCGGTCTCGGCCACGCCGACCTCGACGACCCCGTCGTCGCCCTCGTCATCGGTCCCACCCCGCCGCTGCGGTGGTCGACGGTCGAGGGCCGGGTCGTCGTGGAGGACGGGGAGCTGCGCACCACGTCGCAGGAGCGGGCCGTCGCCGACCTCGTCGCCGCCCGGCGGCGGGTGCTCGCCCGGGCGTGA
- a CDS encoding Dps family protein, with protein MTTIHDVQTTGLTQDAVTGFDASSRLNAGLQEVLVDLTALHLQGKQAHWNIVGENWRDLHLQLDTLVEAARGFSDDVAERMRAVGGVPDARPQTVAASRIGDVGPDEIDTRACVEAIVALVRHTVDTIRRVHDPIDAEDPASADLLHAITLELEKQAWMIGSENRSPRRR; from the coding sequence GTGACCACCATCCACGACGTCCAGACGACCGGCCTCACCCAGGACGCGGTCACCGGCTTCGACGCCAGCTCCCGCCTCAACGCCGGCCTGCAGGAGGTCCTCGTCGACCTCACCGCGCTGCACCTGCAGGGCAAGCAGGCCCACTGGAACATCGTGGGCGAGAACTGGCGCGACCTGCACCTGCAGCTCGACACCCTCGTCGAGGCCGCCCGCGGCTTCTCCGACGACGTGGCCGAGCGGATGCGCGCCGTCGGCGGCGTCCCCGACGCCCGCCCGCAGACCGTGGCCGCCTCCCGCATCGGCGACGTCGGCCCCGACGAGATCGACACCCGGGCGTGCGTGGAGGCGATCGTCGCGCTGGTCCGCCACACCGTCGACACCATCCGCCGCGTCCACGACCCGATCGACGCCGAGGACCCCGCGAGCGCGGACCTCCTGCACGCGATCACCCTGGAGCTGGAGAAGCAGGCCTGGATGATCGGCTCGGAGAACCGCTCCCCGCGTCGTCGCTGA
- a CDS encoding Fur family transcriptional regulator yields the protein MDDTATEELLRTAGLRSTAPRRAVVRVLGEHPHQTAAGVAGLLAAAGARVSRQSLHNVLEDLTRTGVVRSIQPLGSAPRYETQVADNHHHLVCRGCGEVVDVPCAAGRPPCLAPASAPGFPVVDHADITWWGLCAGCAPAATPSSPSHPPRRNP from the coding sequence ATGGACGACACCGCGACGGAGGAGCTGCTGCGCACCGCCGGACTGCGCAGCACGGCCCCCCGCCGCGCCGTCGTCCGCGTCCTCGGGGAGCACCCGCACCAGACGGCCGCGGGGGTCGCCGGACTGCTCGCCGCGGCCGGGGCGCGCGTGTCCCGCCAGAGCCTCCACAACGTGCTCGAGGACCTGACCCGCACCGGCGTCGTCCGCAGCATCCAGCCCCTCGGGTCCGCCCCGCGCTACGAGACGCAGGTGGCCGACAACCACCACCACCTCGTCTGCCGCGGCTGCGGGGAGGTCGTCGACGTGCCCTGCGCGGCGGGCCGCCCGCCCTGCCTGGCCCCGGCCTCCGCCCCGGGCTTCCCCGTCGTCGACCACGCCGACATCACCTGGTGGGGGCTCTGCGCCGGCTGCGCCCCCGCCGCCACCCCGTCCAGCCCGTCCCACCCACCCAGGAGGAACCCGTGA